In one window of Natrinema halophilum DNA:
- a CDS encoding winged helix-turn-helix domain-containing protein, producing MSESHTGTPDSGPFAEQQRLFKLLSQDTRHLIIQELLGHPTHLMSLAELEYMTGKSQAAIKDQLETLIEAGIVARYTYEPSHGTRNLPSQFYGFTERGVEILHDYKYLRGLPAARALYENTRKTEKIERHEAAPRPELPVAVADALEFDEPDLDVADVSPNQ from the coding sequence ATGAGCGAGAGTCACACTGGAACACCCGATTCGGGGCCGTTCGCGGAACAGCAGCGACTGTTCAAGTTGCTGTCCCAGGATACGCGTCACCTCATCATCCAGGAACTCCTTGGCCATCCCACTCATCTCATGTCGCTTGCGGAGCTCGAGTACATGACTGGAAAGAGCCAGGCAGCGATCAAAGACCAACTTGAGACGTTGATCGAAGCAGGGATCGTCGCACGGTACACTTACGAACCGAGTCACGGAACGCGTAATCTCCCATCGCAGTTCTACGGCTTCACGGAACGCGGCGTTGAGATTCTCCACGACTACAAGTATCTGCGTGGCCTCCCAGCCGCCCGCGCTCTTTACGAGAATACTCGTAAAACTGAGAAGATCGAGCGCCACGAAGCGGCACCGCGCCCAGAACTTCCAGTCGCTGTCGCAGACGCACTCGAGTTCGACGAACCCGATCTAGACGTCGCCGATGTTAGCCCGAACCAATAA